The Arcobacter lacus genome segment GTAACAATAAAAATAACTACAGTAAATGGTATCAAAACTATATCTGGAACAGTTTTTGCAGATGATGTTCAAAGAGTAATTGAACTTGATGGTTTTGCAATTGATGTTGATCCAAAAGGTAAAATGATTATTATGAAAAATAAAGATATTCCAGGTGTTATTGGTACAGTTGGAAAACTTTTAGGTGATAACAAAATTAATATTGCTGATTTTAGATTATCAAGAGGGAAAGATGGTATAGCTTTAGCTATTGCTTTAATTGATGAAAAAGTAACTTCAGAAATAATAAAAAATCTTGACAACTTAGAAGCTACAGTAGCAGTAGCTTATGCAGAAATTTAAGGAGAGAAATATATGGCAATAGGAATGAGCGAATTAAAGAAGGGATTAAAAATCGAAGTTGATGGAGTTCCTTATAAAATTACAGAATACCAACACGTAAAACCAGGTAAAGGTGCAGCATTTGTTAGATGTAAAATAAAATCATTTTTAAATGGAAAAGTTATTGAAAAAACTTTCCATGCAGGTGATAAATGTGAAGTTCCAAACTTACAACAAAAACAAATGCAATTTTTATATGATGATGGTGAATTATTACAATTCATGGATACATCAACGTATGAACAAGAAGGATTAACTTACGAGCAAGTTGGTGATGCATTTGATTGGATTATTGATGGAATGCAAGTAGATATGATGTATTTTAACGGAAAAGCAATTACTGTTGAACCACCAATGGTTGTTGAACTTAAAATAATTGATACTCCACCAAACTTTAAAGGTGATTCTCAAGGTGGAAGAAAACCAGCTACTTTAGAATCAGGTGCTGTTGTACAAATTCCTTTCCATATCTTAGAAGGTGATGTAATCAGAGTTGACACTAGAACAGGTGAATACTTAGAAAAAGTAAAATAGTAGCAAAGCTACTATTTTCTTTTTAGAAAAACTATCTTATCTTTTCCAATAAAATTTTCATGAATTATTTCAAAATCTAAATCAATTTCATTTAAAGCATTTTGTCCTTTTCTTATTTTTGGACTTATTATTAAAATAAAAAAATCGATTCTTTCTTTTAATTTATCAAGTAGATTATATACGCCTTCTATCATAATAAATTTATAATCAAGTAATTTATATAAATCATCACTTATCAAGACTTTTCTATTTGGAATTTTAAACAAAGGGATATTAGTATCAAATACTTTATTTTTACTATATATAAATATATCAGGATTTTTTCCTTGAATATATCGAGTATCAAGTGTTGGTTTATCAATTCTTACGCTATTTCCACCAATAACAAGTAAATCAATCTTATCTCTTAATGTATGAACATATGCTAAAGCTCTATTTGAAGATATTTTTCCATCAATACTTCCATTTAATGTTTGTGCCATTTTAAAAAAAATACAAGATTTATTTTGCCAAGAGATAAATGGTAAAATTAGATTTAAACCATCCTTTTCTAATATGCCTAATGTAACATCAATATTTTCATTTTTAAGCGTTTCTAAGCCTCCTGTTGCTTGTTTATTAGGATCTTTTACGCTAATAATTACTCTTTTGGGTTTTAACTCTTTTAAAAGGTTTGCACAAGAAGGAGTTTTGCCTATATGATTGCAAGGTTCAAGTGTTACATATATTTCACAATCATTAAAAAAACCATTATGATTTTGTAATAAATATTGGTGAATATCAAAAGATGAATTTTTTGTTTTTAAAATACTATTTGGATTATCTTTTAAATAAGCAGTTTTAAGAGCATTTACTTCAGCATGAGGCATACCAGCTTCTTTATGTGCTTCAACAGCTAGTAATCTTTGATTTTTTACAATAACACAGCCAACAGCAGGATTAGGATAAGTTAAAAGTTGATGTTTCCAAGCTTCATCAATGGCAAGTCTCATATAAAAATTATCATCAATTTTCATAATTTGACTCTATTTTTACCATTCAAAATAAGTTGCAGCACTTAAGATATTATCATAAGTTAATTCTTCGTTCCCAAATTCAGTTTTAATTACAATTTTTTCTTCATCTGCGCAAACCAGCTCTCCTTTGAAAACTTCTGTTGCAAAATTTTTTACTTTTACTTTTTCTCCAATTGAAGCATGAAAATGATCAACTTTTTTCAATTTTCTTTCAATTCCAGGAGAACTAACTTCTAAAAGATATTCACCATTCATAGGTTCTTCAACATCTAAAATTGGAGATAACATTCTTGAAATTTCTGCACATTTATCAAGATTAACTCCACCTTCGCAAGTTATGCTAACTCTAAAAATATTTTTGTCATGTTCTCTTAGAGTTGATATGTCATATAGCTTAGCACCAAGACTTTCAACTGTTAATTTTATTGATTCTTCTAAACTCATTCTTCACTACTTTTTGTTTTTCTAATTTGTGCAAATAAATCTTCAATATGTTTTGACTTTTCTAAACTAGTATCATTTACAAAAGTAAAATTAGGACATTTATACCAACTTGTACTTGCTAATACATCGCTTTTTATTCTACCATTTGCTCTATTTAATAAAGAAATAATAGCTTTTATTTCATCTTTATCAAAATCACTACCATCAAAATACACTATTGCATCATATTTACCATTTTTGCAGTTTACACCTGTAATAGGTAAAGAATTAATTCTTTCATCATCTAAATTAGATAATGCTTGAGGAATTAATTCCATTAAAAGTGATTCTGTTCTTTGAAGATTTATACTTTTCATCTTAATCGTCTACTGATACTTTCTCTTCAATTTGAATAAATGTTTCAATAAAATCTCCAACTTTAATATCATTAAATTTATCAAACATAATTCCACATTCATAACCATTAGCAACTTCTTTAACGTCATCTTTAAATCTTTTTAAAGATGAAATTTTACCAGTATATGTAACAACACCATCTCTAATAATTCTTGCATGACCACCTCTGATTACTTTACCATCAGTTACTAAACATCCTGCAACTGTTCCAACTTTTGGAACAACGAAAGTATCTCTAACTTCAGCTTGACCAGTATTTTCTTCTCTTATTACTGCACTCATCATTCCAGAAAGTGCATCTTTAACATCATCAATTAAATCATAAATAATTGAGTAAGTATTGATTGTAACTCCATCAGCTTTTGCTTTTGCTTTTACTGAACCAGTTGGTCTTACATTAAATCCTAAAATAATACAATCACCACTAGCTCCTGCTAGTACTAAATCAGATTCAGTTATTCCACCAACAGCTGCATGAACAACTTTTACTTTAACTTCATCATTTGCTATTTTTTCTAAAGAACCTTTAATTGCTTCTAATGAACCACCAACATCAGCTTTGATAATTACTGGTAATTGTTTGATTTTTCCTTCGGCAATTAATCCACTCATCTCTTCTAAAGAAACTTTTGTAGATTTTGATAACTCTTTTGCACGTGCATGTTCAGCTCTTGTTGTTGCGATTTCTCTTACTTCTTTTTCTGTATCCATAGCAACTAAAACAGAACCAGTAGTTGGAACTTCATTTAATCCTAAAACAGTACCTGTTTGACTTAATCCAAGTTCTTTAACAGGTTTTCCACTATCGTCAGTAATTGCTTTTACTCTACCAAAAGTAGTATCACAAACTATATTATCACCAATTCTTAAAGTTCCATTTTGAACAATAACATTAGCTACTGGTCCTCTACCTTTTTCTAAGCTAGCTTCTATAACAGTTGCTTTTGCTTTTGCAGTAGGATCAGCTTTTAATTCTAAAATTTCTGCTTGTAATAAAATATTTTCAAGTAAATCTTCAATTCCATCACCAGTTCTAGCAGAAACTCCAATAAATTCTATATCTCCACCCCAATCAATAGGAGTAAGACCTTTTTCTGCCATTTGAGCTTTTACCATATCTGGATTTGCTGTTTCTTTATCCATTTTATTCATAGCAACGATAATTGGGCAACCACTTGCTTTTGCATGAGAAATAACTTCTTCTGTTTGCATTTTAACACCATCATCAGCTGCAACAACGATAATAATAATATCTGTTACGTTAGCTCCTCTTGCTCTCATAGCTGAGAAAGCTGCGTGACCTGGAGTATCAACAAATGTAATTTCTTGACCATTTTTAGTAACTGTATAAGATGTAATATGTTGTGTAATTCCACCAGCTTCACCAGCAGCAACTTTTGAACTTCTAATTTTATCTAAAAGTGAAGTTTTACCGTGGTCAACGTGTCCCATAATTGTAACAACTGGAGGTCTTGTTACAAATGATGATGTATCAATATCTTCTTCATCATTATAAGTTTCAACATAATTTACATCTTCTAAAGCATCTTTAACTGTTACTTCAATTCCAAACTCTTCACCAAGAATTTCTAATTCATCTTGTTTTAAAAAGTCATTTTTTGTAACCATCATTCCTAAACTAAATAAAACTGTAATAACTTCTGCTGGAGATTTACCACAAGCCTCTGCAAATTCATAAACTCTGATATCTTCAGGAATTGTAACTGATGTGATTTCAGCTTTTTCTTGAGTTCTAACGATTCTTTTTTTTCTTTTTCCTCTTTTTAAACCTTGAGGAACATTTCCAAAT includes the following:
- the efp gene encoding elongation factor P, producing the protein MAIGMSELKKGLKIEVDGVPYKITEYQHVKPGKGAAFVRCKIKSFLNGKVIEKTFHAGDKCEVPNLQQKQMQFLYDDGELLQFMDTSTYEQEGLTYEQVGDAFDWIIDGMQVDMMYFNGKAITVEPPMVVELKIIDTPPNFKGDSQGGRKPATLESGAVVQIPFHILEGDVIRVDTRTGEYLEKVK
- the ribD gene encoding bifunctional diaminohydroxyphosphoribosylaminopyrimidine deaminase/5-amino-6-(5-phosphoribosylamino)uracil reductase RibD, whose product is MKIDDNFYMRLAIDEAWKHQLLTYPNPAVGCVIVKNQRLLAVEAHKEAGMPHAEVNALKTAYLKDNPNSILKTKNSSFDIHQYLLQNHNGFFNDCEIYVTLEPCNHIGKTPSCANLLKELKPKRVIISVKDPNKQATGGLETLKNENIDVTLGILEKDGLNLILPFISWQNKSCIFFKMAQTLNGSIDGKISSNRALAYVHTLRDKIDLLVIGGNSVRIDKPTLDTRYIQGKNPDIFIYSKNKVFDTNIPLFKIPNRKVLISDDLYKLLDYKFIMIEGVYNLLDKLKERIDFFILIISPKIRKGQNALNEIDLDFEIIHENFIGKDKIVFLKRK
- the rimP gene encoding ribosome maturation factor RimP — encoded protein: MSLEESIKLTVESLGAKLYDISTLREHDKNIFRVSITCEGGVNLDKCAEISRMLSPILDVEEPMNGEYLLEVSSPGIERKLKKVDHFHASIGEKVKVKNFATEVFKGELVCADEEKIVIKTEFGNEELTYDNILSAATYFEW
- the rbfA gene encoding 30S ribosome-binding factor RbfA — encoded protein: MKSINLQRTESLLMELIPQALSNLDDERINSLPITGVNCKNGKYDAIVYFDGSDFDKDEIKAIISLLNRANGRIKSDVLASTSWYKCPNFTFVNDTSLEKSKHIEDLFAQIRKTKSSEE
- the infB gene encoding translation initiation factor IF-2; the protein is MSDTVRVYEIAEEAGASSQDVIAKAKDLGIELKSPQTAVSYEDAEEITNYMMTGKSKKLVNKPAKVKKVIKKEEEKKVEVEVKTQEENIESIPKIENEIKKPEVKKVVISKPISKTPQKSEEESENIENPNKIVPKRKGLVIIKKKRPKEEELEEQQAITENQAKKQMKSLSEILGGTDDEEKSYNEPKNKENDDIRKQKVKKEKKKTLIKTQDHGKKLDVDREYSDEFSSSEDSLLGEEIVLLDMDLSDSYKIFDEPKPQNPVNQSRSSKPAAFGNVPQGLKRGKRKKRIVRTQEKAEITSVTIPEDIRVYEFAEACGKSPAEVITVLFSLGMMVTKNDFLKQDELEILGEEFGIEVTVKDALEDVNYVETYNDEEDIDTSSFVTRPPVVTIMGHVDHGKTSLLDKIRSSKVAAGEAGGITQHITSYTVTKNGQEITFVDTPGHAAFSAMRARGANVTDIIIIVVAADDGVKMQTEEVISHAKASGCPIIVAMNKMDKETANPDMVKAQMAEKGLTPIDWGGDIEFIGVSARTGDGIEDLLENILLQAEILELKADPTAKAKATVIEASLEKGRGPVANVIVQNGTLRIGDNIVCDTTFGRVKAITDDSGKPVKELGLSQTGTVLGLNEVPTTGSVLVAMDTEKEVREIATTRAEHARAKELSKSTKVSLEEMSGLIAEGKIKQLPVIIKADVGGSLEAIKGSLEKIANDEVKVKVVHAAVGGITESDLVLAGASGDCIILGFNVRPTGSVKAKAKADGVTINTYSIIYDLIDDVKDALSGMMSAVIREENTGQAEVRDTFVVPKVGTVAGCLVTDGKVIRGGHARIIRDGVVTYTGKISSLKRFKDDVKEVANGYECGIMFDKFNDIKVGDFIETFIQIEEKVSVDD